A single genomic interval of Candidatus Zixiibacteriota bacterium harbors:
- a CDS encoding metallophosphoesterase family protein → MPLRIKRARLCRLPALSLPQGRVGLISDTHGLLRPEAVAALQGSELIIHAGDIGGPGVLEGLRRLCPVAAVRGNNDRGAWARGLPLGLELRINDFVCYVVHDLRGLGAPPEPPAVVISGHSHRPKVEKSPGALFVNPGSAGPRRFKLPVTVARLTLGRGSAGAEIVEIL, encoded by the coding sequence ATGCCCCTCAGAATCAAACGGGCCCGGCTTTGCCGCCTGCCGGCGTTGAGCTTGCCGCAGGGGCGGGTGGGGCTCATCTCCGACACCCACGGCCTGCTCCGCCCGGAGGCGGTCGCGGCACTGCAGGGTTCGGAGCTGATCATTCACGCGGGCGATATCGGCGGCCCGGGCGTTCTCGAGGGGCTCCGGCGGCTCTGTCCCGTCGCGGCGGTCCGCGGCAACAACGACCGCGGGGCTTGGGCGCGCGGCCTTCCCCTCGGCCTGGAGCTGCGCATCAACGATTTCGTTTGTTACGTCGTCCACGATCTGCGCGGCCTCGGCGCCCCGCCCGAGCCCCCGGCCGTGGTGATAAGCGGTCACTCGCACCGGCCGAAGGTGGAGAAATCGCCGGGCGCGCTCTTCGTCAACCCGGGGAGCGCCGGTCCACGCCGCTTCAAGCTCCCGGTCACGGTCGCCCGCCTGACGCTCGGCCGCGGTTCGGCCGGAGCCGAAATCGTCGAGATTCTCTGA
- the pyrR gene encoding bifunctional pyr operon transcriptional regulator/uracil phosphoribosyltransferase PyrR: MAAEKQILLEKEDLARTVARMAHEIVERTAGAAPVLIGIRSRGVHLARRLARKIAEFGRAAPAVGAIDITRFRDDGAATDEPALLSPREIPVAVDDRTVVLVDDVIYRGRTIRAAMQAVARFGNPARVLLAVLIDRGARELPIRADIVGRNLEADDARRITVLLEESDGVDQVVLTDWPPRVQQP; the protein is encoded by the coding sequence GTGGCAGCCGAGAAGCAGATTCTCCTCGAGAAGGAAGATCTCGCCAGGACCGTGGCGCGGATGGCGCACGAGATCGTCGAGCGCACCGCGGGAGCGGCTCCGGTTCTGATCGGCATCCGCTCGCGCGGCGTTCACCTGGCGCGTCGCCTGGCCCGCAAGATCGCGGAGTTCGGCAGGGCGGCCCCGGCCGTCGGAGCGATCGACATCACGCGCTTCCGCGACGACGGCGCTGCAACCGACGAGCCGGCGCTCCTCTCGCCGCGTGAGATCCCCGTCGCGGTCGACGACCGGACCGTGGTGCTCGTCGACGACGTCATCTATCGCGGCCGCACCATCCGGGCGGCGATGCAGGCGGTGGCGCGTTTCGGCAACCCCGCCCGCGTGCTGCTCGCGGTGCTGATCGATCGCGGCGCACGCGAGCTTCCGATCCGTGCGGACATCGTCGGCCGCAACCTCGAAGCCGACGACGCCCGGCGGATCACGGTCTTGTTGGAAGAATCGGACGGCGTCGACCAGGTAGTGCTCACCGACTGGCCGCCGCGCGTCCAACAACCTTAG